GCAAAAGGAATTGCAGCTGCACTTTCTGGTAATTTAATGCAGACATATAAAAGTATAGGAATAATAAAAAATGGCTTATTAATACCTCAAAAATATATTGTAGATATTAAAAGAAATGGAAATGACTATTATAGAGTACATATTTTTAACCACAAAAAAAAAGAAATTATTAAAATAAGATATAAAAATGGAAAACTAACAAAAAAGTATAAAATACCTTATGCCCCATATGATGTTCTATCTCTTTATTGGAACTTACCAAAACTTATAAAAGAGAAAAAACATTACACATTTTATGCAATAGGTGGTAGAAAAAAAGATGGAAGAATTGATATAACTTTTCCAAATAAAGAAGAAATTAATCAATTAAAAAAATCTCTCAAAAAAAGTGGTTTATACATAAAAGCAAATTTATATAATAAAGTATTTGTAGGAGATAAAGGAGTCTTATATTTAGTAATTAATCCTAAAAATTGGGTCACTCTTGCTGGTATGGTAAAAAATGTATTAAAAATTGGAGATTTAAAAGGAGAGATTAAGAGTCTAAAAAAATTAAACTAATCCTTTTGACTCTAAATATTTAGTATCATAGTTATTATTTAAAAAGTCCTCATTTTCAAGCATTTTTAAATGAAAAGGAATTGAAGTTTTAATTCCACTAATTTTAAACTCTTTTAATGCTTCTTTCATAACTTTTATTGCTTCTTCTCTATCTTTCCCCCAAGTAATAATTTTTGCAATTAAGCTATCATAATATGGAGGGATAATATATCCTGCATAAATATGAGTATCTACTCTTACATCTTTACCGCCAGGGATATAAAGTTTTTGAATTTTTCCAGGTGAAGGAATAAATTTCTCAGGGTCCTCAGCTAAAATTCTACACTCTATTGCATGACCTTTTATTTCTATTTTCTCTTGTGAAGGTATTTTCTCTCCTTCTTCTACTCTTATCATCCACTCTACTAAATCTAAACCTGTTACCATTTCACTTACTGGATGTTCAACTTGAAGTCTTGTATTCATTTCCATAAAATAAAAATTCAAATCTTTATCAACTAAAAATTCTATTGTTCCAGCACTATAATATCCTATTGCTTTTGCAGCTTTAACAGCAGTTTCGTGAAGTTTTTTTCTTGTTTCTTCATCTAAAATAGTAGCTGGAGATTCTTCAATTAATTTTTGATGTCTTCTTTGTAAACTACAATCTCTCTCTCCAAGATGAATAACATTTCCATGTTTATCCCCTAAAATTTGAACTTCAACATGTCTTGGCTTTTCAATATATTTTTCCATATAAATAGTAGCATCACCAAATGCACTCTCAGCTTCACTACTTGCAGCTAAAAATGCATTTTCTAAATAACTTTCATCTTCTACAACTCTCATACCTCTTCCGCCACCACCACTTGCAGCTTTAAGTATTACAGGATATCCAATCTCACGAGCAACTTTTTTAGCTTCTTCAATATCTTTAATTGCACCTTCACTTCCAGGAATTACAGGAACTCCCGCACTTTTCATAACTTCCTTTGCTTTACTTTTATCTGCCATAAGCTCCATTACTTCTAAACTAGGCCCTATAAAAGAAATATTATGAGCCTTACAAACTTCCACAAATGTCTGATTTTCACTTAAAAATCCATATCCTGGAAAGATTGCATCACACTCTGTCATTTCAGCAGCTGTAATAATTGCTGGAATATTTAAATAACTCTCACTACTTTTTGCAGGTCCTACACAAACAGCACCATCAGCAAACCCTAAATATATTGCATCTTTATCTGCTTTTGAATAGATACAAACAGCTTCTTTATCTAATTT
This Caminibacter mediatlanticus TB-2 DNA region includes the following protein-coding sequences:
- a CDS encoding DUF3108 domain-containing protein translates to MRIILLLFCIVFLNATKIEATYSAKYGWFGTIATAKGIFERNNTNYQITTTVNAKGIAAALSGNLMQTYKSIGIIKNGLLIPQKYIVDIKRNGNDYYRVHIFNHKKKEIIKIRYKNGKLTKKYKIPYAPYDVLSLYWNLPKLIKEKKHYTFYAIGGRKKDGRIDITFPNKEEINQLKKSLKKSGLYIKANLYNKVFVGDKGVLYLVINPKNWVTLAGMVKNVLKIGDLKGEIKSLKKLN
- a CDS encoding acetyl-CoA carboxylase biotin carboxylase subunit, whose protein sequence is MKKLNRILIANRGEIALRAIRAIHKLDKEAVCIYSKADKDAIYLGFADGAVCVGPAKSSESYLNIPAIITAAEMTECDAIFPGYGFLSENQTFVEVCKAHNISFIGPSLEVMELMADKSKAKEVMKSAGVPVIPGSEGAIKDIEEAKKVAREIGYPVILKAASGGGGRGMRVVEDESYLENAFLAASSEAESAFGDATIYMEKYIEKPRHVEVQILGDKHGNVIHLGERDCSLQRRHQKLIEESPATILDEETRKKLHETAVKAAKAIGYYSAGTIEFLVDKDLNFYFMEMNTRLQVEHPVSEMVTGLDLVEWMIRVEEGEKIPSQEKIEIKGHAIECRILAEDPEKFIPSPGKIQKLYIPGGKDVRVDTHIYAGYIIPPYYDSLIAKIITWGKDREEAIKVMKEALKEFKISGIKTSIPFHLKMLENEDFLNNNYDTKYLESKGLV